Proteins co-encoded in one Hyla sarda isolate aHylSar1 chromosome 4, aHylSar1.hap1, whole genome shotgun sequence genomic window:
- the SPARC gene encoding LOW QUALITY PROTEIN: SPARC (The sequence of the model RefSeq protein was modified relative to this genomic sequence to represent the inferred CDS: deleted 1 base in 1 codon) translates to MRVWIFFVLCLAGKALAAPQQQDALPEEEEVIEDVVTEETVVGANPVQVEVGEFDEAIDEEEEPTTPENPCLNHHCKHGKVCEVDESNTPMCVCQDPSTCPASVGEFEKVGCPAPSKYTPKSPDTPISPNITGSILHKRQIKQHFYNFFFFFFFTVIAPCVDSELNEFPLRMRDWLKNVLVSLYERDEDNNLLNEKQKLRVKKIHENEKRLEAGDHSMELLARDFEKNYNMYIFPVHWQFGQLDQHPIDGYLSHTELSPLRAPLIPMEHCTTRFFEECDIDNDKYIALDEWAKCFGIKEQDVDENIIV, encoded by the exons ATGAGAGTCTGGATCTTCTTCGTCTTGTGCCTGGCTGGCAAAGCACTAGCTGCACCT CAGCAACAGGATGCTTTGCCAGAAGAGGAAGAGGTGATAGAAGATGTTGTGACTGAG GAGACAGTAGTGGGAGCAAACCCCGTGCAAGTAGAAGTTGGAGAGTTTGATGAGGCAATAGATGAGGAAGAGGAACCCACCACACCTGAAA ACCCTTGCCTGAACCACCACTGCAAGCATGGAAAGGTGTGCGAAGTAGATGAGAGCAacacc ccaatgtgtgtgtgccaAGACCCATCAACCTGCCCTGCAAGTGTAGGCGAGTTTGAGAAG GTGGGCTGCCCAGCACCTTCTAAGTACACCCCAAAAAGCCCTGATACCCCAATATCCCCAAACATCACAGGCAGTATCCTGCATAAACGACAAAT caaacaacatttttataattttttttttttttttttttttacagtcattGCTCCCTGCGTCGATTCTGAGTTGAACGAATTCCCTCTGCGTATGCGTGACTGGCTTAAGAACGTCCTGGTCAGCCTGTATGAGCGTGATGAGGACAACAATTTACTCAACGAGAAACAAAAGTTGAGG gTGAAGAAGATTCATGAGAACGAGAAGCGCCTTGAAGCTGGAGACCACTCCATGGAGCTGCTGGCACGTGACTTCGAGAAGAACTACAACATGTACATTTTCCCCGTGCACTGGCAATTTGGACAGCTGGACCAGCACCCCATTGATGG ATACCTTTCCCACACTGAGCTGTCTCCTCTCCGCGCTCCTCTTATCCCCATGGAGCACTGCACCACTCGTTTCTTCGAGGAATGTGATATCGACAATGACAAATACATTGCTTTGGATGAATGGGCCAAGTGCTTTGGAATCAAGGAGC AGGATGTTGATGAGAACATAATCGTCTAA